In the genome of Myxococcus stipitatus, one region contains:
- a CDS encoding peptidoglycan-binding domain-containing protein: MAAGRAADRASVSGYSADSRTSKSTSNRSGSMAQGRAADRASVSGYSADSSFSRSGSMAAARAADRQSVLGYTSGTQRRGATNDTVRGLQDRLRSAGFNPGTTDGKFGPATQRAVRDFQRAMGLKVDGVVGQRTFNALNGLSSFTAARRPATTTQTTQQVTQARPGERPYQAMSRLAAQHGLHVTSTTGGRHNPGSLHPLGRAIDVRTRGVSAARIDAFIADARAAGYRVRDERTRPRGQAEWSGPHLHISQ; this comes from the coding sequence ATGGCCGCTGGCCGTGCGGCGGACCGCGCGAGCGTGAGCGGTTACTCCGCCGACAGCCGCACGTCGAAGTCGACGTCGAACAGGTCGGGCTCCATGGCGCAGGGCCGCGCGGCGGACCGCGCGAGCGTGAGCGGTTACTCCGCCGACAGCAGCTTCTCCCGCTCCGGCTCCATGGCCGCCGCCCGCGCCGCCGACAGGCAGAGCGTGCTGGGCTACACCAGCGGCACGCAGCGCAGGGGCGCGACGAACGACACCGTGAGGGGCCTGCAGGACCGCCTGCGCTCCGCGGGCTTCAACCCCGGCACCACGGATGGCAAGTTCGGCCCCGCGACGCAGCGCGCCGTCCGCGACTTCCAGCGCGCGATGGGGCTCAAGGTCGACGGGGTGGTGGGCCAGCGGACCTTCAATGCCCTCAACGGCCTGTCGAGCTTCACCGCCGCGAGGAGGCCCGCCACCACGACCCAGACCACCCAGCAGGTCACCCAGGCGCGCCCGGGTGAGCGCCCCTACCAGGCCATGTCCCGGCTCGCCGCGCAGCACGGCCTGCATGTGACGTCGACCACGGGCGGACGGCACAACCCCGGCTCGCTGCACCCGCTGGGTCGCGCCATCGACGTGCGGACCCGAGGTGTCTCCGCGGCGCGCATCGACGCGTTCATCGCGGATGCCCGCGCCGCCGGCTACCGGGTTCGCGACGAGCGCACACGCCCCAGGGGCCAGGCGGAGTGGAGCGGCCCGCACCTCCACATCTCGCAGTAG
- a CDS encoding coenzyme synthetase, giving the protein MARVTHGLSPEVRVAPRANIRRDTGTQRRHIPWARSIAHALSHFTSLTDEAQARARLESRLGPLRDALLASPYYTRRLREAGLHPGDLQTLEDLRHFPTLERSVLARHWDQVPAPLSADDEGVVVRSSGSTGEPVKVVRDRLDCLHMWAVLRFWLERAGVTPPPRPRVVLLDALPGGLEYSVRLPILHDGALHRISVLRDDARERLCRVRPAILFSDPVGLRWLAEQRDLPLPALVLTSAQHLPDDTRAALARVLPAPLLNYYATTETGPLAWECLQTPGRFHVLAPDVWLEPDTDEVVVTRLRPSVLPLLRYLPGDAGRTCREVCTCGFHGWTLGQFGGRGACHYTLPSGRTVDAWALAWVFKHHALRAFRLTQVEPSRFELELAGAVDSDVAPLCERLTSALRNLGWSEPPRLLVRAVSEASLSSGSKPLPFRNHVAAPTSPRSRTG; this is encoded by the coding sequence ATGGCGCGAGTGACACACGGCCTCTCGCCGGAGGTGCGCGTGGCCCCCCGCGCGAACATCCGCCGGGACACCGGTACCCAGCGCCGCCACATCCCGTGGGCCCGGTCCATCGCCCACGCGCTGTCCCACTTCACCTCGCTCACGGACGAAGCCCAGGCCCGCGCCCGGCTCGAGTCCCGGCTCGGCCCCTTGCGGGACGCGCTGCTCGCCTCGCCCTACTACACCCGGCGCCTGCGCGAGGCGGGCCTGCACCCCGGGGACCTCCAGACACTCGAGGACCTGCGCCACTTCCCCACGCTGGAGCGGAGCGTCCTCGCCCGGCACTGGGACCAGGTCCCCGCGCCGCTGTCGGCCGACGACGAGGGCGTGGTGGTGCGCAGCTCCGGCTCCACAGGGGAGCCCGTGAAGGTGGTGCGCGACAGGCTCGACTGCCTGCACATGTGGGCGGTGCTGCGGTTCTGGCTGGAGCGCGCGGGTGTCACCCCGCCCCCGCGCCCCCGCGTGGTGCTGCTGGACGCGCTGCCGGGAGGGCTGGAGTACTCGGTGCGCCTGCCCATCCTCCACGACGGCGCGCTGCACCGCATCTCCGTGCTGCGCGACGACGCCCGGGAGCGCCTGTGCCGCGTGCGCCCCGCCATCCTCTTCTCGGACCCGGTGGGACTGCGCTGGCTCGCCGAGCAGCGCGACCTTCCGCTGCCCGCACTGGTGCTCACCTCCGCGCAGCACCTGCCCGACGACACCCGCGCGGCGCTCGCGCGCGTGCTGCCCGCCCCGCTCCTCAACTATTACGCGACGACGGAGACCGGCCCCCTCGCGTGGGAGTGCCTCCAGACCCCGGGCCGCTTCCATGTCCTCGCGCCCGACGTGTGGCTGGAGCCGGACACGGACGAAGTGGTGGTGACGCGCCTGCGCCCCAGCGTGCTGCCCCTGCTCCGCTACCTCCCGGGCGACGCGGGAAGGACATGCAGGGAGGTGTGCACCTGCGGTTTCCACGGATGGACGCTGGGGCAATTCGGCGGCCGAGGCGCCTGCCATTACACTCTGCCTTCTGGACGCACCGTGGATGCCTGGGCCCTGGCGTGGGTGTTCAAGCACCATGCGCTGAGAGCCTTTCGACTCACCCAGGTGGAGCCCTCGCGCTTCGAGCTGGAGCTGGCCGGCGCGGTGGACTCCGACGTGGCCCCGCTGTGCGAGCGGCTCACCTCCGCGCTGCGCAACCTGGGCTGGAGCGAGCCGCCCCGGCTCCTCGTGCGCGCCGTGAGCGAGGCGTCCCTGTCCTCGGGGAGCAAGCCCCTCCCCTTCCGCAATCATGTTGCCGCACCAACATCTCCGCGCTCCCGCACCGGGTGA
- a CDS encoding MoxR family ATPase — protein MANQDWVSRLLTGRASVDKGLNVHLSERDGGSLHDKMRQAYWWITNNAVICPYYDIEFGGSASLKNSAGDEVHLPEDMSYSSFVLIPLLTLFTCRRALLIGGPGRGKTTSAILMALLSGMSREDIRRSIQRGHPQLSIADLLGAPLPSDMLKADDLSAVKVSWRKWITQRVKIIDEYNRIPTKTQSALLSLMAEGYAEMMDQYVYAGRSSWFLTANDDQGGGTFQVIEALKDRLDVVVRAVPFNSNFIDTLLQRIEADKSPEEMLPKDIIFTDGELERAYASILEVDVPKDVLERVAFFLGQLDFCRMASPRFEFKHKDTLKLAGQSVSAVCNEQCPLDKKVHLCTQTENGVSVRAYQTILHYAKALAFFRGHKTVELEDFRQIAPWVLHEKLVPNTRSAFFEAKGHKVLLQDRVAWIRHMFDMAMEHHERHQPIRRKVAVLREELDKGLSGIDLRTTEKRMASVTALMNELLTRQELSGPVYEDLIHLKSMYSRYRNYATWLKDNPGGRP, from the coding sequence ATGGCCAATCAGGACTGGGTGTCGCGCCTGCTCACGGGGCGGGCTTCGGTGGACAAGGGACTCAACGTCCACCTCTCGGAGCGTGACGGGGGCAGCCTCCACGACAAGATGCGGCAGGCGTACTGGTGGATCACCAACAACGCCGTCATCTGCCCCTACTACGACATCGAGTTCGGAGGCTCCGCCTCCCTCAAGAACTCCGCCGGGGACGAGGTCCACCTCCCCGAGGACATGAGCTACAGCTCCTTCGTCCTCATCCCCCTGCTCACCCTCTTCACCTGCCGCCGCGCCCTCCTCATCGGCGGCCCCGGCCGGGGCAAGACGACCTCCGCCATCCTCATGGCCCTCCTGTCCGGCATGTCCCGCGAGGACATCCGCCGCTCCATCCAGCGCGGCCACCCCCAGCTCTCCATCGCGGACCTGCTCGGCGCCCCCCTCCCCTCCGACATGCTCAAGGCGGATGACCTCTCCGCCGTGAAGGTGAGCTGGCGCAAGTGGATCACCCAGCGCGTCAAAATCATCGACGAGTACAACCGCATCCCCACCAAGACGCAGTCCGCCCTCCTCTCCCTCATGGCCGAGGGCTACGCGGAGATGATGGACCAGTACGTCTACGCGGGACGCTCCTCCTGGTTCCTCACCGCCAATGACGACCAGGGCGGCGGCACCTTCCAGGTCATCGAGGCCCTCAAGGACCGCCTTGACGTCGTCGTCCGCGCCGTCCCCTTCAACTCGAACTTCATCGACACCCTCCTCCAGCGCATCGAAGCCGACAAGTCCCCCGAGGAGATGCTCCCCAAGGACATCATCTTCACCGACGGAGAGCTGGAGCGCGCCTACGCCTCCATCCTCGAGGTCGATGTCCCCAAGGACGTCCTCGAGCGCGTGGCCTTCTTCCTGGGCCAGCTCGACTTCTGCCGCATGGCCTCGCCCCGCTTCGAGTTCAAGCACAAGGACACCCTCAAGCTCGCCGGGCAGTCCGTCTCCGCCGTGTGCAACGAGCAGTGCCCGCTCGACAAGAAGGTGCACCTCTGCACGCAGACGGAGAACGGCGTCAGCGTGCGCGCCTACCAGACCATCCTCCACTACGCGAAGGCGCTCGCCTTCTTCCGCGGACACAAGACGGTGGAGCTGGAGGACTTCCGTCAAATCGCCCCGTGGGTGCTGCACGAGAAGCTGGTCCCCAACACCCGCAGCGCCTTCTTCGAGGCCAAGGGCCACAAGGTCCTCCTCCAGGACCGCGTCGCGTGGATTCGCCACATGTTCGACATGGCCATGGAGCACCACGAGCGCCACCAGCCCATCCGCCGCAAGGTGGCCGTGCTGCGCGAGGAGCTCGACAAGGGCCTGTCCGGCATCGACCTGCGCACCACCGAGAAGCGCATGGCCTCCGTCACCGCGCTGATGAACGAGCTGCTCACCAGACAGGAGCTCTCCGGCCCCGTCTACGAGGACCTCATCCACCTCAAGTCCATGTACAGCCGCTACCGCAACTACGCGACGTGGCTGAAGGACAACCCCGGAGGCCGGCCGTGA
- a CDS encoding suppressor of fused domain protein, producing MKAPETDEDFIQWYEDCWADRDEVEYPKMFGAIDEGVFTLDQTDAIQAWMESDIAQVEGDPDPNWGPMGVRVAPPSTDYPYWTYVTSGLSNPFTIAPGEEFPDDAPSGIGYEMVIHTKEEAKWPVFRLLDMMAYNLVCMRAFAMGHRYPVEGTLDGGDSKLSGFVFVRDPSRPDHFALPSGKVQLLTLVGVTKNEMAFARSNGMDKLMEKLVAAGSGYITHPDRDEVKL from the coding sequence ATGAAAGCCCCGGAGACGGACGAAGACTTCATCCAGTGGTACGAGGACTGCTGGGCGGACCGCGATGAAGTCGAGTACCCCAAGATGTTCGGCGCCATCGACGAAGGCGTCTTCACGCTCGACCAGACCGACGCGATTCAGGCGTGGATGGAGAGCGACATCGCGCAAGTAGAAGGCGACCCGGACCCCAACTGGGGACCCATGGGCGTGCGCGTGGCCCCGCCGAGCACGGACTACCCCTACTGGACCTACGTCACCAGTGGACTGTCCAACCCCTTCACCATCGCGCCCGGAGAGGAGTTCCCCGACGATGCCCCCAGCGGCATCGGCTACGAGATGGTCATCCACACGAAGGAAGAGGCCAAGTGGCCCGTCTTCCGACTGCTGGACATGATGGCCTACAACCTCGTGTGCATGCGGGCCTTCGCCATGGGCCACCGCTACCCCGTGGAGGGCACCCTCGACGGCGGAGACTCCAAGCTCAGCGGCTTCGTCTTCGTCCGGGACCCGTCCCGCCCCGACCACTTCGCCCTGCCCAGCGGCAAGGTGCAGCTGCTCACCCTCGTCGGCGTCACCAAGAACGAGATGGCCTTCGCCCGCTCCAACGGCATGGACAAGCTGATGGAGAAGCTGGTCGCCGCGGGCTCCGGCTACATCACCCACCCGGACCGCGACGAAGTGAAGCTGTAA
- a CDS encoding M48 family metalloprotease encodes MSPSRFTPELIAKCWRDALALWDVQVRLSPPEPHVPFRADADPANEPLAYINMVKRQVFVNFHLLESMSAEASLMAVLAHEIGHHARFPHTLGWDAELKVMEQRLLPGLKQSLTNFFYDLQVNEVVGRTHWEDLCRVYRNFQRVYARREMSPLFFFYLSIHEELWGCEPGTLVPRTELRAMEERFPGLRVEARVFAQTFYALPDPRLQFLYFCATFLRYLSGPDDGTGAMPMASDVPTPDVDDWDSALQSGGRWEDALGEARERGWLSADQVSSAPDALANIDRITRSLPGTGDGKLRRALVSRHYRREVDKHLLKLPAAPNRVEPYLRTTPEAWEYGDDPSAIDWTLTVLSRGHLAAVSPLRRELEAEEPPGTEPGVPELEIYLDTSGSMPNPELQLNAMTLAAQVLSASALRKQARVRGIIYSHGSPLVSPWMYDEEHARDFFLHYIGGGTQLPFDVLRQSAREKRDVLRVIISDSDFLANATTDDHMDMLVEAVRGSRMLVALLSLADDVHARQTLAPVVRERGFRLVVVKWLSDFGPAAAALSQALLEK; translated from the coding sequence ATGAGCCCGTCCCGCTTCACACCGGAGCTCATCGCGAAGTGCTGGCGGGACGCGCTGGCGCTGTGGGACGTGCAGGTGCGCCTGAGCCCTCCGGAGCCCCATGTCCCCTTTCGCGCGGACGCGGACCCCGCGAACGAGCCGCTCGCCTACATCAACATGGTGAAGCGGCAGGTCTTCGTGAACTTCCACCTGCTGGAGTCCATGAGCGCGGAGGCCAGCCTCATGGCCGTGCTGGCCCACGAAATCGGCCACCACGCCCGCTTCCCCCACACGCTGGGCTGGGACGCGGAGCTGAAGGTCATGGAGCAGCGGCTGCTCCCCGGCCTGAAGCAGTCCCTGACCAACTTCTTCTACGACCTCCAGGTCAACGAAGTGGTGGGCCGCACCCACTGGGAAGACCTGTGCCGGGTGTACCGGAACTTCCAGCGCGTCTACGCCCGCCGCGAGATGTCCCCGCTGTTCTTCTTCTACCTGTCCATCCACGAGGAGCTGTGGGGCTGCGAGCCCGGGACGCTGGTGCCTCGGACGGAGCTGCGCGCCATGGAGGAGCGCTTCCCGGGCCTGCGCGTGGAGGCGCGCGTCTTCGCGCAGACCTTCTACGCGCTGCCCGACCCGCGCCTCCAGTTCCTCTACTTCTGCGCCACCTTCCTGCGCTACCTCTCCGGCCCCGACGACGGCACGGGCGCCATGCCCATGGCCAGCGACGTGCCCACGCCGGACGTGGATGACTGGGACTCCGCGCTCCAGAGCGGCGGACGCTGGGAGGACGCGCTGGGCGAGGCCCGCGAGCGCGGCTGGCTGAGCGCGGACCAGGTCTCGTCCGCGCCCGACGCACTCGCCAACATTGACCGCATCACCCGGAGCCTGCCCGGCACCGGCGACGGCAAGCTGCGCCGCGCGCTGGTGTCCCGGCACTACCGGCGCGAGGTCGACAAGCACCTCCTGAAGCTCCCCGCCGCACCCAACCGCGTCGAGCCCTACCTGCGCACCACGCCCGAGGCCTGGGAGTATGGCGATGACCCGTCCGCCATCGACTGGACGCTGACGGTGCTCTCGCGGGGACACCTGGCCGCCGTGTCCCCGCTGCGCCGCGAGCTGGAAGCGGAGGAGCCCCCCGGCACCGAGCCCGGCGTGCCCGAGCTGGAAATCTACCTGGACACCAGCGGCTCCATGCCGAACCCGGAGCTGCAGCTCAACGCCATGACGCTGGCCGCGCAGGTGCTGTCCGCCTCCGCGCTGCGCAAGCAGGCCCGGGTGCGCGGCATCATCTACTCGCACGGCTCGCCGCTCGTCTCGCCCTGGATGTACGACGAGGAGCACGCCCGCGACTTCTTCCTGCACTACATCGGCGGAGGCACGCAGCTGCCCTTCGACGTGCTCCGCCAGTCCGCGCGGGAGAAGCGGGACGTGCTGCGCGTCATCATCTCCGACAGCGACTTCCTGGCGAACGCGACGACCGACGACCACATGGACATGCTGGTGGAGGCGGTGAGGGGCTCGCGGATGCTCGTCGCGCTGCTCTCGCTCGCGGATGATGTCCACGCGCGGCAGACGCTGGCCCCCGTGGTGCGGGAGCGCGGCTTCCGCCTGGTCGTGGTGAAATGGCTGTCGGACTTCGGCCCCGCCGCGGCGGCCCTGTCCCAGGCTTTGCTGGAGAAGTGA
- a CDS encoding response regulator transcription factor, producing MLDASLPPIRLVLVAEDPLARGALSRVLGDRGGELLLMGAGTQVELESTRGEAPDVVLWDTGMRLQEADGRVELPDLGAPVLALVADEAAGELALGAGARGLLFRDVGPGPLTSALSAVSQGLAVFDAGLADVRAAPRSAPVQAPHSPGPEALTPREREVLALLAEGLSNKAIADRLAISEHTAKFHVNAVLAKLGVQRRTEAVVRAARLGLVTL from the coding sequence GTGTTGGATGCCTCCCTCCCTCCGATTCGTCTCGTGCTCGTCGCGGAAGACCCGCTGGCGCGGGGTGCGCTGTCACGGGTGCTGGGCGACCGCGGGGGCGAGCTGTTGTTGATGGGCGCCGGGACGCAGGTGGAGCTGGAGTCGACCCGGGGCGAGGCACCCGACGTGGTGCTCTGGGACACGGGAATGCGGTTACAGGAGGCGGACGGGCGCGTGGAGCTGCCGGACCTGGGCGCGCCGGTGTTGGCCCTGGTGGCGGACGAGGCCGCGGGCGAGCTCGCGTTGGGCGCGGGGGCGCGGGGGTTGTTGTTCCGGGACGTCGGCCCAGGTCCGCTCACGTCGGCGCTGTCCGCGGTGTCGCAAGGGCTCGCGGTGTTCGACGCGGGGCTCGCGGACGTGCGCGCGGCGCCGAGGAGCGCGCCTGTCCAGGCCCCTCACTCACCCGGCCCCGAGGCGCTCACGCCCAGGGAGCGCGAGGTGCTCGCCTTGTTGGCGGAGGGGCTGTCGAACAAGGCCATCGCGGACCGGCTCGCCATCAGCGAGCACACCGCGAAGTTCCATGTGAACGCGGTGCTCGCCAAGCTCGGCGTGCAGCGCCGCACCGAGGCCGTGGTGCGCGCGGCGCGCCTGGGACTCGTCACCCTGTAG
- a CDS encoding ATP-binding protein, whose amino-acid sequence MSATDTRQDVPASSADALLEALDEAERHDSEGCMVLRAVRDASGAIIDFEWLWANPAATRALGQGADTLRGRRLRDLSPDAGLGTRLEVLRQVVESGRPAADNFSEGDAWLLGTAVPLRDGVLLRVRDVTSALRVEEGLRDTLDWVRDVLESTPEAFFTVDAEWRITYVNRQAAEITGRTQEQVFRRVLWQACPELIGTLFERELRRVAGEGSSTIFEVRTAPERWHEVHAWCSGQNVSVFSRDITGKKRAEAERDALLTREHSGRLEAEALVRERTEELVAARERLVQSEKLAMAGQLAEGVGHEINNPLSYVSGNLQFALEQLEQLEQLHPVKDAQAVPLSEALEALREAREGAERIRVIVRDLQMFARADEPHLSAVDVHAALEFGLAMAMPHLRYRAEVVRRYAQVPTVMAHEARLGQVFLHLLVNAAQAIPEGDFNRHRVTLSTRVEGAWVVAEVADTGHGMTPEVAERAFEPFFTTRGVGEGSGLGLSTSLGMVRSMRGELTVTSTPGAGTTFRVRLPVTKALPDAVSTGALADVPARKRVLVVDDEPQLASLLRRLLGRQHEVVVTHSGREALALLERDADFDRVFCDLMMADVTGMDLHAELSARGPELLSRFVFMTGGAFTERARAFLQSVPLPRIEKPFDPGTLRALVEGAPPRARAVEPLARGG is encoded by the coding sequence ATGTCGGCGACGGACACGAGACAGGACGTCCCCGCCTCGAGCGCGGACGCACTGCTGGAAGCGCTGGATGAGGCGGAGCGCCATGACTCGGAAGGGTGCATGGTGTTGCGAGCCGTGCGCGATGCGTCTGGCGCCATCATCGACTTCGAGTGGCTCTGGGCCAATCCCGCGGCCACCCGGGCCCTGGGCCAGGGCGCCGACACGCTGCGGGGCCGCCGGCTGAGGGACCTCTCTCCGGACGCGGGGCTGGGCACCCGGCTGGAGGTGCTGCGGCAGGTGGTGGAGTCGGGCCGGCCCGCGGCGGACAACTTCTCGGAGGGCGACGCGTGGCTGCTCGGCACCGCGGTGCCCCTGCGCGACGGAGTGCTCCTGCGCGTGCGCGACGTCACCAGCGCGCTGCGCGTGGAGGAGGGCCTGCGCGACACCCTCGACTGGGTGCGCGACGTGCTGGAGAGCACCCCGGAGGCGTTCTTCACCGTCGACGCCGAGTGGCGCATCACCTACGTCAACCGGCAGGCGGCGGAAATCACCGGCCGCACGCAGGAGCAGGTCTTCCGCCGCGTGCTGTGGCAGGCGTGTCCGGAGTTGATCGGCACGCTGTTCGAGCGGGAGCTGCGCCGCGTCGCCGGCGAGGGCTCGTCCACCATCTTCGAGGTGCGCACCGCCCCCGAGCGCTGGCACGAGGTGCACGCCTGGTGCTCCGGGCAGAACGTCTCCGTCTTCTCGCGCGACATCACCGGCAAGAAGCGCGCGGAGGCGGAGCGGGACGCGCTCCTGACGCGTGAGCACTCCGGGCGCTTGGAAGCGGAGGCCCTGGTGCGCGAGCGCACCGAGGAGCTGGTGGCCGCGCGCGAGCGCCTGGTGCAGTCGGAGAAGCTGGCCATGGCGGGGCAGCTCGCCGAGGGCGTGGGTCACGAAATCAACAACCCGCTCTCCTACGTGAGCGGCAACCTCCAGTTCGCGCTGGAGCAGTTGGAGCAGCTGGAGCAGCTGCACCCCGTGAAGGACGCGCAGGCGGTCCCGCTGAGCGAGGCGCTGGAGGCGCTGCGAGAGGCCCGCGAGGGCGCCGAGCGCATCCGCGTCATCGTGCGCGACCTGCAGATGTTCGCCCGCGCGGATGAGCCGCACCTGTCCGCGGTGGACGTCCACGCGGCGCTGGAGTTCGGGCTGGCCATGGCGATGCCGCACCTGCGCTACCGCGCGGAGGTGGTGCGGCGCTACGCGCAGGTGCCCACGGTGATGGCGCATGAAGCGCGGCTGGGGCAGGTGTTCCTGCACCTGCTCGTCAACGCGGCGCAGGCGATTCCCGAGGGCGACTTCAACCGGCACCGCGTCACCCTCTCCACGCGGGTCGAGGGCGCGTGGGTGGTGGCGGAGGTGGCCGACACGGGCCACGGCATGACGCCCGAGGTGGCCGAGCGCGCCTTCGAGCCGTTCTTCACCACGCGAGGCGTGGGCGAGGGCAGCGGGCTGGGGCTGTCCACCAGCCTGGGCATGGTGCGCAGCATGCGCGGGGAGCTGACGGTGACGAGCACGCCGGGAGCGGGGACGACGTTCCGCGTGCGGCTGCCGGTGACGAAGGCGCTGCCGGACGCGGTGTCGACGGGGGCGCTGGCGGACGTCCCCGCGCGCAAGCGGGTGCTGGTGGTGGACGACGAGCCTCAGCTCGCGTCGCTGCTGCGTCGGCTGCTGGGGCGCCAGCACGAGGTGGTGGTGACCCACAGCGGGCGCGAGGCGCTGGCGTTGTTGGAGCGGGACGCCGACTTCGACCGCGTGTTCTGCGACCTGATGATGGCGGACGTGACGGGGATGGACCTGCACGCGGAGCTGTCCGCGCGGGGGCCGGAGCTCCTGTCGCGCTTCGTCTTCATGACGGGCGGCGCGTTCACGGAGCGGGCTCGGGCGTTCCTCCAGTCGGTGCCGCTGCCTCGAATCGAGAAGCCGTTCGACCCGGGCACGCTGCGGGCGCTGGTGGAGGGGGCACCGCCGCGCGCCAGGGCCGTGGAGCCGCTGGCGCGCGGAGGGTGA
- a CDS encoding dipeptide epimerase: MTPTLITAVSFESLDLPLTEPFAIATGAQHVAENVLVQVTLADGTVGLGEAAPFPAVSGETQGSTLAALEAVRAGLLGQDVRAWRPLSEWLGDGLALAPAGRAGVEMAVLDALARHHRVPLYVMLGGAGTSLDIDMTVTAGDVAHAAESARAILKRGITTLKVKVGALSPDEDAARMVAIHEVAPHARLFADANGGYDVAEALAFVRELERAEVPLALLEQPVPASDFAGMAEVAGRARVRVCADESARSAKDVLRLIREGAAHGINIKTMKCGVVEALTMWSLARAAGLELMVGGMVESVLAMSASAHLAAGLGGFTYADLDTPLFIARHPFHGGLRYEGSRLWLDARAPGHGVTLA, encoded by the coding sequence ATGACGCCCACGCTCATCACCGCCGTCTCCTTCGAGTCCCTGGACCTGCCGCTGACGGAGCCGTTCGCCATCGCCACGGGGGCGCAGCACGTGGCCGAGAACGTCCTGGTGCAGGTGACGCTGGCGGACGGCACGGTGGGCCTGGGCGAGGCGGCGCCCTTCCCCGCCGTGAGCGGGGAGACGCAGGGCAGCACGCTGGCGGCGCTGGAGGCGGTGCGCGCGGGGCTGCTGGGCCAGGATGTCCGGGCCTGGCGCCCGCTGTCGGAGTGGCTGGGGGATGGGCTGGCGCTGGCGCCCGCGGGACGGGCGGGGGTGGAGATGGCGGTGCTGGACGCGCTGGCGCGGCACCACCGCGTGCCGCTGTACGTGATGCTGGGCGGCGCGGGGACGTCGCTGGACATCGACATGACGGTGACGGCGGGAGACGTGGCCCACGCCGCGGAGTCCGCGCGCGCCATCCTGAAGCGGGGCATCACCACGCTGAAGGTGAAGGTGGGGGCCTTGTCACCGGACGAGGACGCCGCGCGGATGGTGGCGATTCACGAGGTCGCGCCCCACGCGCGGCTCTTCGCGGATGCGAATGGGGGTTACGACGTGGCGGAGGCGCTGGCCTTCGTGAGGGAGCTGGAGCGGGCGGAGGTGCCCCTGGCGCTGCTCGAGCAGCCGGTGCCCGCGTCGGACTTCGCCGGCATGGCGGAGGTGGCGGGACGCGCGCGCGTGCGGGTGTGCGCGGATGAGTCCGCGCGCTCGGCGAAGGACGTGCTGCGGCTCATCCGTGAGGGCGCCGCGCACGGCATCAACATCAAGACGATGAAGTGCGGCGTGGTGGAGGCGCTGACGATGTGGAGCCTGGCGCGCGCGGCGGGGCTGGAGCTGATGGTGGGGGGGATGGTGGAGAGCGTGCTGGCGATGAGCGCGTCCGCGCATCTGGCGGCGGGGCTCGGCGGCTTCACGTACGCGGACCTGGACACGCCGCTGTTCATCGCGCGGCATCCCTTCCACGGCGGACTCCGCTACGAGGGCTCGCGGCTGTGGCTGGATGCACGAGCCCCCGGCCACGGGGTCACGCTCGCATGA